In Paludibaculum fermentans, the genomic stretch GAAGAGTAGGAACGCGTAGTATTCCTTGACGCGCTTCTGAATGTACTTCCAACTCACCAGGATCACGATGGGCGTGAGGAACGTCGAGAGGATCACCAGCCACAGGCTGAGCCCGTCCAGGCCGACGTGGTAGCGGATGGAGGGATACTCGATCCACGGCGAGTTGCTTTCAAACGAGAGTTGCTGAGGATTGGCCAGCACCGGCCCGATGAGCCCCAGCGACAGCAGGAAGGCGATCAGCGAAACAAACAGTGTGAAATTCCGGACAAGGCCCGGATTGTCCTTCGGCAACAACAGCGTCAGCAGAAAGCCAGCCGCCGGCACAATCAGGAGTATGTTCAAAAGGTTCACCGAACGCCTCCCCAAAAGCTGACGACAGCCACGATGACGATGCTGCCGAGCACGACCCACGCGGCGTACCTTCGTATGTAGCCGGATTGCAAGTGCCGCAAGATGCCGCCGATCCCCTGCGACAGCGACCCCACGCCATTGACCGCGGCGTCAATCACGCCAGCGTCGATACCCTTCCAGAGGATGCTGGTAGAGCCGTCCCGGATCGGGTGGACGATCATGGCGTCGTAGGCTTCATCCACGTAGTACTTGTTGTAGAGCACCTTGTACGGCCACGAGAACGTGCGGGCGATGCCGTCGGCCAGGCCGGGCTTCGCCACATAGAAGAGGTAAGCCAGCAGGATGCCAATGACACCCGCGGCCACAGAAATGAAGACCAGCGTTTCGTCGTGCGCGGCATGCTCTCCGCCGAAGATCGGTTCGAGGAAGTGCGGCACATCCAGGTATCCGCCGCCGAGGCTGAGCAGGGCGAGAACACCAAGCGGCAAGGTCATAATCAGCGGGGACTCATGCGGATGCGCATGCCCGCGATAACTCCCAAAGAAAGCCATGAACCAGGCACGGAACACGTAGAACGCGGTCATGCCCGCGGTCACAACGCCCACCCAGTACATCCAGGGAGCCTTGGCGTGGGCTGCCAGGAGGATCGCGTCCTTGCTATGGAAGCCCGAAAACGGTGGCACACCGGCGATGGCCACCGAGGCGCAAAACAGCAGCGCACAGGTCACCGGGATCTTCGACCTCAACCCGCCCATCATGCGCAGATCCTGTTCGCCGTGCACCGCGTGAATCACCGATCCGGCGCCCAGGAAGAGCAGCGCCTTGAAGAACGCATGCGTCATGACATGGAAGATGCCGGCCGAGTAAGCACCGCAGCCCAGTGCCAGGAACATGTAGCCCAACTGCGAAACCGTCGAATAAGCAAAGACCTTCTTGATGTCGTACTGCGTGAGGCCGATGGTCGCGGCCATCACAGCCGTGGCCAGCCCGATGTAGGCGACCACATCCAAGGCGGCCGGAGAGTGGTTAAACAGAACGGCCGACCGCGCAATCATGTACACGCCGGCAGTCACCATCGTGGCCGCATGGATCAGGGCGCTGACCGGGGTTGGGCCTTCCATCGCGTCCGGCAGCCAAACATACAAAGGAAGCTGGGCGCTCTTGCCGGCCGCGCCCACCAACAGGAGCAGGCAGATCAGAGTGAACGTCGAGGTGGTGACGCCGCCCGCATCCATGGCGCCCGCCTTGGCAAAGACCGTCAGGAAGTCCAGAGACTTGAAGTGGACCAGGATCAGGAACATCGCCAGCGAGAAACCGAAGTCGCCGATGCGGTTGACGATGAACGCCTTCTTACCCGCATCGCCCGCACTCTTTTTCACGAAGTAGAAACCGATCAGCAGGTAGCTGCACAGGCCCACGCCTTCCCACCCGACGAACAGCAACAGGTAGTTGGCGGCCAGCACCAGCACGAGCATGAAGAACATGAAGAGGTTCAGGTAGGCGAAGAAGCGGTAGTACCCGCCCTCGTGCTCCATGTAGCCTGCCGCGTAGATGTGGATGAGTGTGCCGATGCCGGTGACAATCAGCAGCATGACGGCGCTGAGGCGATCGACCGAGAAGTCGAAACCGATGTTCACGTAGCCGCTTTGGATCCAGGTGAAGTAGTGCTCGACGTGGGGCGTCTCCATGGCGCCCAGTGCCAGCACGGTCTTCACGACCCACAGGAAGGCGAGTAAAACGCTGCCGATTGCCGCTGCGTTGACGGCCGCTTTGGGCAGCTTGCGGCCGAACAGACCGTTTACCAGGAATCCGGCAAACGGCAATGCGGGAATGAGCCAGAGTTGATGCATCGGATCAGAGCTTCATCGAGGAGACTTCGTCGACTTCCAGCGTCGAACGATTCTTGAACACAGTGAGGATGATGGCGAGCCCCACGGCGGCTTCGGCCGCGGCTACAACCATCACGAAGAAACTGAAGATGTGGCCGTCCACCTGCTTCAACTGGTGGCTGAAGGCAATGAACGTGAGGTTCACCGCGTTGAGCATCAGCTCGATGCACATAAAGACGGTGATGATGTTGCGCCGCAGCAGGAAGCCGGCGGCGCCGACCACGAACAGGATCACGCTGAGGATCAGGTACCACGAGAGCGGTACATGGGCGGGTAGTGCGATGGGCAGCTCAGGCATGGGGTTTCGTTAGATCTCCTTCCGGGCCAGCACAATCGCCCCGAGGATGGCGATGAGGATCAGGATGGAAGTGGCCTCGAAGGGCAGCAGGTACGTGGTGAACAACGCGCTTCCGATCTCGCGGCCGCCCACGATGAAGCTGCCGAACTTCACCACGTCGGTGGAAGGCGTTTGCGAAGCAACCAGGAATGCGCCGATGGCCAGCAGCGTAAACAGCAGGGGCAGCGCGACGGCGGCCCGCAGGATGTTTCGCGTTGGCTTCTGCTCTGCGCCCGCATTCAGCAGCATGATCACGAAGATGAACAGCACCATGATGGCGCCGGCGTAGACGATCAACTGCACCGCGGCGATGAATTCGCCACCCAGCAGCAGGTACAAAACAGCCAGCGAACCCATCACGCCGACCAGTGACAAAGCGCTCGAAATCGGGTGCGTCTGCAACACCAGATTGATGGCGCAGCCCACGGCGATCGCGGCGAACAGGAGAAACAACAAAGCGTCCATTTCGCGTGCTACCTCATTAGCTCTGCAAGGCCACCAGCAGACCCGTGATCAACAGGTTGACGATGGCTACCGGGAATAGGAAGGTCCAGGCAAACCGCATGAGTTGGTCATAGCGGAAGCGCGGCAGCGTACCGCGGATCCAGATAAAGATGAACAGCAGGATGCCGACTTTGCCCACGAACCAGAACAGGGGGATCAGGATCGGCTTCAACACCGGCACCAGGAACAGCGCGCCCACCACCAGGAATATGACACCGAAGGCCGGGAACGAGAAGCGGTCCCAAGTGCGGCTCTTCACCGTCTGTCCACCGTGATAGAACAGCATGCCGGCGGCCGCAAAGTGGATCAGCGGTGCCACAAAGTCAGAGCCCAGCGATGACGGCCACAACGGCTGCCAGCCGCCAAGATAAAGCAGCGTGGCGA encodes the following:
- the nuoL gene encoding NADH-quinone oxidoreductase subunit L, with the translated sequence MHQLWLIPALPFAGFLVNGLFGRKLPKAAVNAAAIGSVLLAFLWVVKTVLALGAMETPHVEHYFTWIQSGYVNIGFDFSVDRLSAVMLLIVTGIGTLIHIYAAGYMEHEGGYYRFFAYLNLFMFFMLVLVLAANYLLLFVGWEGVGLCSYLLIGFYFVKKSAGDAGKKAFIVNRIGDFGFSLAMFLILVHFKSLDFLTVFAKAGAMDAGGVTTSTFTLICLLLLVGAAGKSAQLPLYVWLPDAMEGPTPVSALIHAATMVTAGVYMIARSAVLFNHSPAALDVVAYIGLATAVMAATIGLTQYDIKKVFAYSTVSQLGYMFLALGCGAYSAGIFHVMTHAFFKALLFLGAGSVIHAVHGEQDLRMMGGLRSKIPVTCALLFCASVAIAGVPPFSGFHSKDAILLAAHAKAPWMYWVGVVTAGMTAFYVFRAWFMAFFGSYRGHAHPHESPLIMTLPLGVLALLSLGGGYLDVPHFLEPIFGGEHAAHDETLVFISVAAGVIGILLAYLFYVAKPGLADGIARTFSWPYKVLYNKYYVDEAYDAMIVHPIRDGSTSILWKGIDAGVIDAAVNGVGSLSQGIGGILRHLQSGYIRRYAAWVVLGSIVIVAVVSFWGGVR
- the nuoK gene encoding NADH-quinone oxidoreductase subunit NuoK, translating into MPELPIALPAHVPLSWYLILSVILFVVGAAGFLLRRNIITVFMCIELMLNAVNLTFIAFSHQLKQVDGHIFSFFVMVVAAAEAAVGLAIILTVFKNRSTLEVDEVSSMKL
- a CDS encoding NADH-quinone oxidoreductase subunit J family protein, translated to MDALLFLLFAAIAVGCAINLVLQTHPISSALSLVGVMGSLAVLYLLLGGEFIAAVQLIVYAGAIMVLFIFVIMLLNAGAEQKPTRNILRAAVALPLLFTLLAIGAFLVASQTPSTDVVKFGSFIVGGREIGSALFTTYLLPFEATSILILIAILGAIVLARKEI